From one Triticum urartu cultivar G1812 chromosome 3, Tu2.1, whole genome shotgun sequence genomic stretch:
- the LOC125547797 gene encoding 60S ribosomal protein L4-1-like — MAPNPRPIVSVKALEGDMTTDCAGLALAEVFRSPIRPDVVRSVHRLLSCNKRQPYAVSRRAGHQTSAESWGTGRAVSRIPRVPGGGTHRAGQGAFGNMCCGGRMFAPTKTWRKWHRRVNVHMRRVAVTSALAATAVPALVLARGHRIETVPEMPLVISDSAESIEKTSQAIKILKQTGAYADSEKAQDSVGIRTGKGKMRNRRYINRKGPLVVYGTEGSKIVKAFRNLPGVDVANVERLNLLDLAPGGHLGRFVIWTETAFKKLEEVYGTFDAPSQRNGFFLPRPKMTNADLGRIINSDEVQSVVKPTNKEIKLRKKRRNPLKNVAAVLKLNPYFGTARRMATLVEAARMKARKEKIASKRTRLSPEEAAKVKAAGKAWYKTMISDSDYTEFDVFSKWLGVSQ; from the exons ATGGCACCCAACCCCCGCCCCATCGTCTCGGTGAAGGCCCTGGAGGGTGACATGACCACCGACTGCGCCGGCCTCGCCCTTGCCGAGGTCTTCCGCTCGCCGATCCGCCCCGACGTTGTCCGCTCAGTCCACAGGTTGCTCTCCTGCAACAAGCGCCAGCCCTACGCCGTCTCCCGTCGCGCCGGACACCAGACCTCGGCCGAGTCTTGGGGCACGGGGCGTGCGGTGTCACGTATTCCTCGTGTCCCTGGAGGCGGAACACACCGCGCTGGCCAGGGGGCCTTCGGCAACATGTGCTGTGGGGGACGTATGTTCGCACCCACCAAGACCTGGCGCAAGTGGCACCGCCGCGTCAACGTCCACATGCGACGTGTCGCCGTCACCTCCgccctcgccgccaccgccgtcCCAGCCCTTGTCCTCGCCCGCGGTCACCGCATCGAAACCGTCCCTGAGATGCCCCTTGTCATTTCTGACTCGGCGGAGTCCATCGAGAAGACTTCTCAGGCCATCAAGATCCTGAAGCAGACCGGTGCCTATGCTGATTCTGAGAAGGCCCAGGACTCTGTTGGCATCCGAACTGGCAAGGGTAAGATGCGCAACCGCCGATACATCAACCGCAAGGGGCCTCTCGTTGTCTACGGCACTGAGGGATCGAAGATCGTCAAGGCCTTCCGCAACCTGCCTGGTGTGGATGTCGCCAACGTTGAGCGCCTCAACCTTCTCGAccttgcccctggtggccaccttGGGCGGTTTGTAATCTGGACGGAGACTGCATTCAAGAAGTTGGAGGAGGTGTATGGCACCTTTGATGCGCCTTCACAGAGGAATGGCTTCTTTCTGCCAAGGCCCAAGATGACCAACGCTGACCTTGGCAGGATCATCAACTCTGATGAGGTGCAGTCTGTCGTTAAGCCAACCAACAAGGAGATAAAGCtcaggaagaagaggaggaaccCGCTCAAGAATGTGGCTGCAGTGCTCAAGCTGAACCCCTACTTTGGCACTGCCCGCAGGATGGCTACCCTCGTGGAAGCTGCTCGCatgaaggcaaggaaggagaagatTGCTTCCAAGAGGACCAGGCTTAGCCCG GAGGAAGCTGCCAAGGTCAAGGCTGCTGGCAAAGCATGGTACAAGACCATGATATCCGACAGTGACTACACTGAGTTTGATGTCTTCTCGAAGTGGCTCGGTGTGTCGCAGTAA